Proteins encoded together in one Synechococcus sp. A15-62 window:
- a CDS encoding response regulator transcription factor produces MHCLVVEDQQILLDLLATIVDAFSEISTVSKATTCGQAITVSKDMPVDLAILDLYLPDGDGSELGQRLVQRNPSIRLIVLTGAPEDFRISHELRGSIHALIDKRDSFDALHHSLSTILQPAHQRLTPRQSEIFELIGAGKSTKEIAHILNSATSTIESHRKAIAQKLKLSGAELIREASLTRQINPRP; encoded by the coding sequence TTGCACTGCCTCGTTGTTGAAGATCAGCAAATTTTGCTGGATCTGCTGGCAACCATCGTGGACGCTTTCTCCGAGATCTCGACCGTCTCGAAGGCCACAACGTGCGGACAAGCGATCACCGTAAGCAAAGATATGCCGGTGGATTTAGCCATCCTGGATCTGTATCTTCCAGATGGTGACGGCAGCGAACTGGGACAACGTCTTGTCCAACGCAATCCCTCAATTCGACTCATTGTTCTGACAGGAGCCCCGGAAGACTTCAGGATTTCGCATGAACTGCGGGGATCAATCCATGCCCTGATCGACAAGCGTGATTCGTTCGATGCACTGCACCACAGCTTGAGCACGATTCTGCAACCAGCACATCAACGTTTGACGCCACGCCAGAGCGAAATCTTCGAGCTCATTGGTGCCGGCAAAAGCACCAAGGAGATCGCTCACATTTTGAACAGCGCCACATCAACGATCGAATCGCACCGCAAGGCCATCGCCCAGAAACTCAAGCTCAGCGGCGCTGAATTAATTCGAGAGGCATCCCTGACACGTCAGATCAACCCGCGCCCATGA
- a CDS encoding aldehyde dehydrogenase family protein, producing the protein MKELVGAGLTRPLAWRREQLQRLSALLEEHESEVLDALAADLGKPPTEAFFELVALRQELKLTGRQLERWMRPRRVAVPLSLRPGQAKVVPEPLGCVLVIGPWNYPFQLTLRPLISALAAGNTAVLKPSEHASAIADLIARLIPQHFEPEVVQVVQGDGAVAAELVAMPFDHIFFTGGGSIGRKVLEGAAAHLTPVTLELGGKSPAIVLEGADLTVGARRLIWGKGINAGQTCIAPDHLLVPPALRSPLLKAMEEARTEMYGADPLNSNQLGQIINERQFNRLEQLLESARADGRILIGGEISREQRRIAPTVIRVDDRQDPLMAEELFGPLLPVLVLEDLTTALQEIRQGPKPLALYLFGGDEAQQQQVLSTTSSGGVCFNDVVMQAGVPQLPFGGVGASGMGSYHGQSGFDTFSHHKAVLKRPFRFDFKLRYPPYKVDLNLLKRLAG; encoded by the coding sequence ATGAAGGAGCTCGTGGGGGCTGGGCTGACCCGTCCACTGGCATGGCGCCGAGAGCAATTACAACGGCTCTCCGCTCTGCTGGAGGAGCACGAATCGGAGGTGCTCGACGCCCTCGCCGCCGACCTCGGCAAACCACCCACCGAAGCCTTTTTTGAGCTGGTGGCCCTGCGACAGGAGCTCAAGCTCACCGGCCGGCAGCTGGAGCGGTGGATGCGCCCGCGCCGCGTGGCTGTTCCCCTCTCACTGCGCCCCGGCCAGGCAAAGGTTGTACCGGAACCACTCGGGTGCGTTCTGGTGATCGGACCTTGGAACTATCCCTTTCAACTGACGCTGCGGCCCTTGATCAGTGCCCTGGCTGCTGGCAACACCGCCGTGCTCAAGCCTTCGGAACACGCCAGTGCCATCGCGGATCTGATCGCGCGGCTGATCCCTCAGCACTTCGAGCCTGAGGTGGTGCAGGTGGTCCAGGGAGATGGAGCCGTCGCGGCAGAGCTAGTGGCCATGCCCTTCGACCACATCTTTTTCACCGGTGGCGGCAGCATCGGCCGGAAGGTGTTGGAGGGGGCTGCAGCACACCTCACGCCGGTGACGTTGGAGCTGGGGGGCAAGAGCCCCGCCATCGTTCTTGAAGGGGCCGACCTCACGGTGGGAGCGCGCCGCTTGATCTGGGGAAAGGGGATCAATGCTGGGCAGACCTGCATCGCACCAGACCATCTGCTGGTGCCACCCGCCCTTCGTTCACCGCTGCTGAAGGCAATGGAGGAGGCGCGAACCGAGATGTATGGCGCCGACCCCCTCAACTCCAATCAGCTAGGGCAGATCATCAATGAACGCCAGTTCAATCGGCTGGAGCAGCTGCTGGAGTCCGCCAGAGCGGACGGTCGCATCCTGATCGGAGGCGAAATCAGCCGAGAACAGCGGCGCATCGCCCCCACCGTGATTCGCGTGGATGACCGCCAGGATCCGCTAATGGCTGAGGAGCTGTTTGGCCCTCTCCTGCCGGTGCTGGTGCTCGAGGACCTCACCACAGCCCTTCAGGAAATCCGCCAAGGGCCCAAGCCGTTGGCGCTCTATCTGTTCGGCGGTGATGAGGCCCAGCAACAGCAGGTGCTCTCCACAACCAGCTCAGGCGGGGTCTGCTTCAACGACGTGGTGATGCAGGCCGGCGTGCCCCAGCTGCCCTTCGGGGGCGTCGGCGCCAGCGGGATGGGCAGCTACCACGGCCAAAGCGGCTTCGACACGTTCAGCCACCACAAGGCGGTGCTGAAGCGCCCCTTCCGGTTTGATTTCAAGCTGCGTTACCCGCCCTACAAGGTGGATCTCAACCTGCTGAAGCGGCTGGCGGGATAA
- a CDS encoding ATP-binding protein — MSQHSTLSLGQRLVRSTGLQLILVAGSFSLLTYTLGRNSGIQQSERHRTNLLITEIREQLSGKLRVPMFLNDLNASAIDAQPNLLKNFDTLGRRFWHQLKAFPVDYINYGAPDGSFLGLERGSDGDVLLYEDSTRLGRGQLTVFSLSPRGERLEPTEVIPGMSATHEEAWYVDTVAAGRSSWSSIYAWEDQPEIHSVSYNTPLLDGDGQLLGVIGVDMVINQLSTWLHQVWGSRDGLAVLIEADGRLIASSDPSIPLTTTGESNERSSLSELEHSFAEMLHRIQQTPGDASQPQLLRHKDGAFLLQSTPWGSDLGLDWILLTASSANEEVTQAGLTLAVEVGAAVLALGFTLLLNRSLINRILQPLSALQRASQTTEQQINQLEDAQPQALEYRCELDQNSGQELLDLNVAVQSMVKAFNQLTQNLAAKEQQITRMFQEQRLQDEQALTQMNHRLKVSLEAAAIAHEINQPLSILRLTAQRLQHQVRERAEADDPAELLEALQILDDQASRIARTTDQMKAIIRNANTSLSRIDLRDVLDSIELYVNSNLIEASSWITTSLPSELKRQKAWVEGDAIQLQIAVINLVKNAVDALSDQPPTTVAPEIVIRLERREQHWAIVVDDNGPGLPDDHTGDMPLYSSKPSGSGLGLFIVRSAMEGHNGELTLGISPSGGTRAVLLLPRQG; from the coding sequence ATGAGCCAGCACTCCACATTGAGCCTGGGGCAACGGCTGGTCCGGTCCACCGGACTGCAACTAATCCTGGTGGCGGGTTCATTCAGTCTGTTGACCTACACGCTGGGGCGGAACAGCGGGATTCAGCAGAGTGAAAGGCACCGCACCAATCTTTTGATCACTGAGATTCGTGAGCAACTGAGCGGCAAGTTACGGGTTCCGATGTTTCTCAATGACCTCAATGCGTCGGCCATTGATGCTCAGCCCAATCTGTTGAAAAACTTCGACACCCTGGGGCGTCGGTTCTGGCATCAGCTGAAAGCCTTCCCTGTTGATTACATCAATTACGGCGCGCCAGATGGCTCCTTTCTGGGTCTGGAACGCGGCTCCGATGGTGACGTTCTGCTCTACGAAGACAGCACACGGTTGGGGCGGGGTCAATTGACGGTGTTCTCCCTCTCACCCCGTGGGGAACGCCTCGAGCCAACCGAGGTCATCCCGGGCATGAGTGCCACCCACGAGGAAGCCTGGTACGTCGACACCGTTGCGGCCGGACGTTCGAGCTGGAGCAGCATTTACGCCTGGGAAGACCAGCCCGAGATTCATTCGGTTTCCTACAACACCCCCCTGCTTGACGGTGATGGCCAGTTGCTGGGGGTGATCGGCGTGGACATGGTGATCAACCAACTCAGCACCTGGCTCCACCAGGTTTGGGGAAGCCGAGATGGCCTGGCTGTGCTGATCGAAGCCGATGGACGTTTGATCGCCAGCTCAGACCCCAGCATTCCCCTTACAACAACAGGAGAAAGCAACGAGCGCAGCAGCCTCAGCGAGCTGGAACACTCTTTCGCGGAGATGCTGCACCGGATCCAACAGACGCCAGGAGACGCATCGCAGCCTCAACTCCTGCGCCACAAGGACGGAGCCTTCCTGCTGCAGTCGACGCCATGGGGCAGCGACCTCGGTCTCGACTGGATCTTGCTGACCGCCAGCAGTGCCAACGAGGAAGTGACGCAAGCCGGACTCACACTCGCCGTTGAGGTCGGCGCTGCCGTGCTGGCTCTGGGCTTCACCCTGCTGCTGAACCGCAGCCTGATCAACAGGATTCTTCAGCCTTTGAGCGCCCTGCAGCGGGCCAGCCAGACCACGGAACAGCAAATCAACCAGCTGGAAGATGCCCAGCCTCAGGCCTTGGAATACCGCTGTGAACTGGACCAGAACAGCGGCCAGGAATTGCTGGACCTGAACGTGGCGGTTCAGTCGATGGTGAAGGCCTTCAATCAACTCACCCAAAACCTTGCCGCCAAGGAGCAGCAGATCACGCGGATGTTTCAGGAGCAGCGCCTGCAGGATGAACAAGCCCTGACCCAGATGAACCATCGGCTGAAGGTGAGTCTTGAAGCCGCGGCCATCGCCCACGAAATCAATCAACCCCTGAGCATCCTGCGCCTGACGGCACAACGTTTGCAGCATCAAGTACGCGAGCGAGCCGAGGCGGACGATCCCGCCGAACTGCTGGAAGCCCTGCAGATCCTTGACGATCAAGCCAGCCGGATCGCACGGACCACCGACCAGATGAAGGCGATCATCCGCAATGCGAACACCAGCCTGAGCCGGATCGATCTGCGTGATGTGCTGGACAGCATTGAGCTGTATGTGAACTCCAACCTGATTGAAGCCAGCAGCTGGATCACGACCTCCCTACCCTCCGAGCTGAAAAGACAGAAGGCCTGGGTGGAAGGCGATGCCATCCAGCTCCAGATCGCCGTGATCAATCTGGTGAAGAATGCTGTGGACGCCCTGTCGGATCAACCTCCAACCACGGTTGCTCCGGAGATCGTGATTCGACTCGAACGCCGGGAACAGCATTGGGCGATCGTTGTCGACGACAACGGTCCCGGACTGCCTGACGACCACACTGGTGACATGCCGCTCTACAGCAGCAAGCCTTCCGGCAGTGGCCTGGGACTGTTCATCGTGCGCTCGGCGATGGAGGGGCATAACGGAGAACTGACTCTCGGCATCAGCCCCAGCGGCGGCACCCGCGCGGTGCTGCTTCTCCCCAGACAGGGCTAG
- a CDS encoding alpha-amylase family protein: MTPALPWWSGTVIYQLIVRSYSDGNGDGTGDFKGLAARLPYLRWLGVNTLWLTPIYPSPLRDGGYDITDFTGIHPDLGDLSSFHRFLTAAHSQGMRVILDLVLNHTSDLHPWFQRARWAPKGSPERDVYVWSDDPKRYAEAPVLFRHFEASNWEWDPVAEQYYLHRFLRHQPDLNYENPWVQDTMLEVVDFWLDRGVDGFRLDAVPFLFESEGTRCEGLPETHAFLKRLRERVDAHGRDVLLLGEAIQPVEEAAPYLADDELHGAFNFVLTAHLFAAIASGRTQQLGECLIQAEQAVSGPRWALPLRNHDELWLGDGHLISDDVIQTIRVGLPQGQGHWLNWGINRRLAPLLNGDPRSNRLLHGLLYSLPGMPCLYYGDELGMGDWPGLRDRDPNRTPMAWTPARNGGFSTAPDPLLVLPPITAPGYDYRVVNVEVQKQLPGSLLNWHRRMLTCRRLLPALRHGSFRLLHSPHPGVLVYLRCTEAMTVLVAANVTAAGASLSLDLTEWTGERTREVMWGCEFPPAAAEWFVNLPPYGFNWWLIGEVDAQS, from the coding sequence ATGACCCCAGCGCTTCCGTGGTGGTCAGGGACGGTCATCTATCAGCTGATCGTTCGCAGCTATTCCGATGGGAATGGTGATGGCACCGGTGATTTCAAGGGGCTTGCGGCGCGGTTGCCCTATCTCCGTTGGCTGGGGGTCAACACCCTCTGGTTGACCCCGATCTATCCCTCCCCCCTGAGGGACGGGGGCTACGACATCACGGATTTCACCGGAATCCATCCGGATCTGGGGGATCTCTCTTCCTTTCACCGGTTCCTCACGGCGGCCCACAGCCAGGGCATGCGCGTGATTTTGGACCTGGTGCTGAACCACACCAGTGACCTGCATCCCTGGTTCCAGCGGGCCCGCTGGGCTCCCAAGGGCAGTCCTGAACGGGATGTGTACGTCTGGAGCGACGACCCCAAGCGCTACGCCGAGGCACCGGTTCTGTTCCGGCATTTCGAGGCTTCCAACTGGGAGTGGGATCCGGTAGCCGAGCAGTACTACTTGCACCGTTTTCTGCGTCATCAACCCGATCTCAATTACGAGAACCCCTGGGTGCAGGACACGATGCTGGAGGTGGTCGACTTCTGGCTGGATCGCGGCGTCGATGGGTTCCGCTTGGATGCGGTTCCGTTCTTGTTTGAGTCAGAGGGGACCCGCTGCGAGGGGTTGCCGGAAACCCATGCCTTCCTCAAGCGATTGCGGGAGAGGGTGGATGCCCATGGCCGTGATGTGCTCTTGCTGGGAGAGGCGATTCAGCCGGTGGAGGAGGCCGCTCCCTATTTGGCGGATGACGAACTGCATGGAGCGTTCAACTTCGTGCTCACCGCCCATCTATTTGCCGCCATTGCCAGTGGCCGCACCCAGCAGCTCGGGGAGTGCCTGATCCAAGCCGAGCAGGCGGTATCTGGTCCTCGCTGGGCCCTGCCCCTGCGCAATCACGATGAACTCTGGTTGGGGGATGGCCATCTCATCAGCGATGACGTGATTCAGACCATCCGGGTGGGCCTGCCCCAGGGACAGGGGCACTGGTTGAACTGGGGCATCAACCGACGCTTGGCTCCTCTTCTCAATGGCGATCCACGCTCCAACCGGTTGCTGCACGGGCTCCTCTACAGCCTTCCGGGGATGCCCTGTCTGTATTACGGCGATGAACTGGGCATGGGCGACTGGCCCGGTCTGCGGGACCGTGATCCAAACCGCACGCCGATGGCCTGGACGCCGGCCCGCAACGGTGGCTTCTCCACGGCCCCCGATCCGCTGTTGGTGCTGCCCCCGATCACCGCTCCCGGCTACGACTACCGCGTGGTGAATGTGGAGGTGCAGAAGCAGCTGCCCGGGTCGCTGCTGAATTGGCACCGGCGCATGCTCACCTGCCGCCGCCTGCTGCCAGCACTGCGGCATGGAAGCTTCCGGTTGCTGCACAGCCCCCACCCTGGAGTGCTGGTCTATCTCCGCTGCACCGAGGCGATGACGGTGCTCGTGGCCGCCAATGTCACCGCTGCTGGAGCTTCGCTCAGTTTGGATCTAACGGAGTGGACCGGCGAGCGCACCCGTGAGGTGATGTGGGGCTGTGAGTTCCCGCCTGCCGCAGCGGAGTGGTTCGTGAACCTTCCGCCCTATGGATTCAATTGGTGGTTGATCGGAGAGGTGGACGCTCAGTCCTAA